One Fibrobacter sp. UWB16 DNA window includes the following coding sequences:
- a CDS encoding DUF262 domain-containing protein — translation MANNLTPLSIKTLFEEEKIRYEIPIYQRDYAWTEPQIRQLILDIADYAKDKSNCNYYIGTLIVYERKDDYETIYETIDGQQRLTTLSIILNLLYNKNKELDWFHNELGWFRGNILSFASRPRSTESLKLLSNLDKQSYDNPNMNIIQGYRDAEKALSQILKEKNLEEKNFVKYLANQVYILRVPVPRDTDLNHYFEIMNSRGEQLEKHEVLKAQCLKCLDVKDRVAFNKIWEAAANMERYIQYGFSKNERNAIFGGNEKDGNLWDVLDNNPEHVYENLHNSNEESESEESLEAIAKNDANISVKEEDNEDTNVRFNTVINFSNFLLHVLRIQTKTDIPLDDKRLLDLFKPYVKSDNPEANRQFVKEFGYNLLKMKYLYDKYIIKREFVGGSDRWSLKRVRIYEGKKRSYSYVGTFSDTSNPDIESEENREIIMLLSMFHVSTPTLVYKHWLNGALKWCFEQSEPITAKAYKEYLEKMAEAFLRDRFLSKSPLDYFEIIYKNSCNVQNIDNNQLNTDALNAGTAVENFIFNYLDYLLWQNFRTTKSAFDVIGDNEKLRNDSRIASFEFTFRSSVEHYYPQNPIEGPDYKISKENLDCFGNLCLISNSKNSRLSNYMPLAKKEHYEQSENLDSIKQRIMMAYTEWDEGKQLMDKNGVNEIQDHYEKMVKVLRVDNNS, via the coding sequence ATGGCTAACAATCTCACACCATTGTCAATCAAGACCCTTTTTGAAGAAGAAAAAATCCGTTACGAGATTCCAATTTATCAACGAGACTATGCTTGGACAGAGCCTCAAATCCGTCAGCTAATTTTAGACATTGCGGACTATGCAAAAGATAAAAGTAATTGCAATTATTACATCGGAACACTAATTGTCTACGAACGTAAGGACGATTACGAAACCATTTATGAAACAATAGACGGCCAGCAAAGACTAACCACATTAAGCATCATTCTAAATCTCTTATACAATAAAAATAAAGAATTAGATTGGTTCCATAATGAATTAGGTTGGTTCCGCGGGAATATATTGTCTTTTGCAAGTCGCCCAAGATCCACAGAATCGCTAAAGCTTCTTTCTAATTTGGATAAGCAATCATACGATAACCCAAACATGAACATCATACAAGGTTATCGTGATGCAGAAAAAGCCTTATCGCAAATTCTAAAAGAAAAGAATCTTGAAGAAAAGAACTTTGTTAAATACTTAGCAAATCAAGTCTACATTTTACGAGTTCCAGTTCCACGCGATACTGACTTGAACCATTATTTTGAGATCATGAACAGCCGTGGAGAACAGCTTGAAAAGCACGAAGTTCTTAAGGCTCAATGTTTAAAATGCCTCGATGTGAAAGACCGTGTGGCCTTCAATAAAATTTGGGAAGCAGCGGCCAATATGGAACGCTATATTCAATATGGGTTTTCTAAAAACGAGCGCAACGCTATTTTCGGAGGCAATGAAAAAGACGGAAACCTATGGGATGTTCTAGACAACAACCCTGAGCATGTTTACGAGAATCTTCACAACTCAAATGAAGAAAGTGAAAGCGAAGAAAGTCTCGAAGCCATCGCAAAAAATGACGCCAATATCAGCGTAAAAGAAGAAGATAACGAAGATACAAACGTCCGTTTTAACACCGTTATCAATTTCTCAAATTTTCTACTTCATGTTTTACGCATTCAAACAAAAACAGACATTCCTCTAGACGACAAGCGTTTGCTCGATTTGTTCAAGCCTTACGTAAAATCAGACAACCCTGAGGCGAATCGACAGTTTGTCAAAGAGTTCGGCTACAATCTTCTAAAAATGAAATACCTATATGACAAATACATTATCAAACGTGAATTTGTCGGTGGAAGCGATCGATGGAGTTTAAAGCGCGTTCGCATTTACGAAGGTAAAAAGCGTTCTTATTCATATGTCGGAACATTTAGCGATACATCAAATCCTGATATTGAAAGCGAAGAAAATCGCGAAATCATAATGTTGCTTTCGATGTTCCACGTATCAACGCCAACGCTTGTGTATAAGCACTGGCTAAACGGCGCTTTAAAATGGTGTTTTGAGCAGTCTGAACCGATTACAGCAAAAGCCTACAAAGAATATTTGGAAAAGATGGCAGAAGCGTTCTTACGAGATCGTTTCCTGTCCAAATCACCACTGGATTACTTTGAAATTATTTATAAAAATTCCTGTAATGTTCAAAACATTGACAATAATCAATTAAACACAGACGCATTAAACGCAGGAACAGCCGTAGAAAACTTCATTTTCAACTATCTGGATTATTTGCTTTGGCAAAATTTCAGGACGACAAAATCTGCATTTGATGTTATCGGTGACAATGAAAAATTAAGAAATGATTCAAGAATAGCCTCATTTGAATTCACATTCAGAAGTTCTGTGGAACATTATTATCCGCAAAATCCTATTGAAGGCCCTGATTATAAAATCAGTAAAGAGAATCTTGATTGCTTTGGCAACCTTTGCCTAATCAGCAACTCAAAGAATTCTCGATTGAGCAATTATATGCCACTCGCCAAAAAAGAACATTATGAGCAAAGTGAAAATCTTGACAGCATCAAGCAAAGAATCATGATGGCTTATACCGAATGGGACGAAGGCAAACAGTTAATGGACAAGAATGGAGTAAATGAAATTCAGGACCATTATGAAAAAATGGTAAAAGTATTACGTGTAGATAACAATTCCTAG
- the recQ gene encoding DNA helicase RecQ, translating to MPTAHEILKFVFGYDAFRPMQEEIIEHVVSRKDALVLMPTGGGKSICYQIPALMFKGITVVISPLISLMKDQVDALNANGIGADALNSNNEEGENAAIRQRCKAGQTKILYISPERLQREIPWLQNHLNVSLFAIDEAHCISQWGHDFRPEYTQLGGLHQAFPSATIMALTATADKLTKEDIVRQLNLRDFRLFVSSFDRPNLSLDVRRGYSASEKLKAILSIISKHKHESGIIYCLSRKSTEKVAEELINTGVYAKAYHAGLTAEERNNVQEDFINDNIDVVCATIAFGMGIDKSNVRYVIHYNLPKSIESFYQEIGRAGRDGLPSETVLFYNFQDIITLRKFVNESGQRDINSEKLDRMQEYAESQVCRRRILLNYFGENNNSNCGNCDICKHPPQRFNGTILVQKALSAIKRTGEHIGFSMTADILKGTLSDEIVQKGYDKLKTFGVGSKTTLKHWHDYMLQMLQLGYIEIAYNENNHLKITESGNEVLFGKKTAELAIAAKAEAKENAKPGSGHGAFSRTSAGSTRTTYAHYSDSDEDNSLFEALRKVRRQIAEENNWPAYVVLSDRTLKDLAYKAPISINELQDVFGFGEMKIRKFGQQFVDAICDYMRQ from the coding sequence ATGCCCACCGCTCACGAAATTCTAAAATTTGTTTTTGGCTACGATGCATTCCGCCCCATGCAAGAGGAAATCATCGAGCATGTCGTATCGCGTAAAGATGCGCTTGTGCTGATGCCGACTGGCGGCGGAAAGTCCATTTGCTACCAAATTCCAGCCTTGATGTTCAAGGGCATCACGGTCGTTATTTCACCGTTGATTTCACTGATGAAAGACCAGGTGGACGCGCTGAATGCAAATGGCATTGGTGCAGATGCACTGAACAGCAACAACGAAGAAGGCGAAAATGCGGCCATCCGTCAGCGTTGCAAAGCAGGGCAAACCAAGATTCTCTACATTTCGCCGGAGCGTTTGCAGCGGGAAATTCCGTGGTTGCAAAATCACTTGAACGTTTCGCTATTTGCTATTGACGAGGCGCACTGCATTTCGCAATGGGGGCACGATTTTCGTCCAGAATACACGCAGCTCGGCGGACTGCACCAAGCGTTCCCAAGCGCAACAATCATGGCGCTGACAGCTACGGCAGATAAACTCACAAAAGAAGATATTGTCCGGCAGCTGAACCTGCGCGACTTTAGACTTTTCGTGAGTTCGTTCGACCGTCCGAATTTAAGTCTCGATGTGCGGCGCGGTTATTCCGCTTCCGAAAAGCTGAAAGCCATTTTGTCCATCATTTCAAAGCACAAGCACGAATCGGGAATCATCTATTGCCTTTCGCGCAAGAGCACCGAAAAAGTCGCCGAAGAACTCATCAACACAGGCGTTTACGCAAAGGCATACCATGCGGGGCTAACCGCCGAAGAACGCAACAATGTGCAAGAGGATTTCATCAACGACAATATCGATGTCGTGTGTGCGACAATCGCATTCGGCATGGGCATCGACAAGAGCAATGTCCGTTATGTCATCCATTACAATCTCCCCAAGAGCATCGAGAGCTTTTATCAAGAAATCGGGCGCGCGGGCCGCGACGGCCTCCCCTCCGAAACCGTGCTGTTCTACAACTTCCAGGACATCATCACGCTCCGCAAATTTGTAAACGAGAGCGGCCAGCGAGACATCAACTCCGAGAAGCTCGACCGCATGCAGGAATACGCCGAATCACAAGTTTGCCGTCGTCGCATTTTGCTCAACTACTTCGGCGAAAACAACAATAGCAACTGCGGGAATTGCGACATCTGCAAGCACCCGCCACAGCGTTTCAACGGCACGATTCTCGTGCAAAAGGCGCTCTCGGCCATAAAACGTACTGGCGAGCATATCGGCTTTTCAATGACCGCCGACATTCTCAAGGGAACGCTCAGCGACGAGATCGTCCAAAAGGGTTACGACAAGCTCAAGACTTTCGGTGTCGGTAGCAAAACAACGCTCAAGCATTGGCACGATTACATGCTGCAGATGTTGCAACTCGGTTACATCGAAATTGCCTACAACGAGAACAACCACCTTAAAATCACCGAGAGCGGTAACGAAGTCCTCTTCGGGAAGAAAACGGCAGAACTTGCCATCGCCGCAAAAGCAGAAGCAAAGGAAAACGCAAAACCGGGAAGCGGTCACGGCGCATTTTCGCGTACTTCTGCCGGCAGTACACGCACAACCTACGCGCACTATTCAGACTCCGACGAAGACAATTCCCTATTCGAAGCTCTGCGAAAAGTCCGCAGGCAAATCGCCGAAGAGAACAACTGGCCCGCCTACGTCGTACTTTCTGACCGTACGCTAAAAGACCTCGCCTACAAGGCGCCTATTTCCATAAACGAGCTGCAAGATGTATTCGGCTTTGGCGAAATGAAAATCCGGAAATTCGGGCAGCAATTCGTAGACGCCATCTGCGATTACATGAGGCAATAA
- a CDS encoding OmpH family outer membrane protein, producing the protein MIRKLIVLLSVVFACVSFAEDGLRIAHVDSKIIFDGFKGTKKAQEEYDRQVAKWEQQANLLQKELAAIKEKLDKQVLMLSDEKKRELEAEYNKKDTELKSFIDRVYGRNGELITENEKVSAPIIQLIRKAVNEIALQEGYDMVIDRATGAVLFWKKENDLTNKVLNYLNNR; encoded by the coding sequence ATGATTCGCAAGTTGATAGTTTTACTTTCGGTTGTCTTTGCATGCGTGAGCTTTGCTGAAGACGGTCTTCGCATTGCCCATGTGGATTCAAAGATTATCTTTGACGGATTCAAGGGCACCAAGAAGGCTCAGGAAGAATATGACCGTCAAGTGGCTAAGTGGGAACAGCAGGCGAACCTCTTGCAGAAGGAACTTGCTGCCATTAAGGAAAAGCTTGATAAGCAGGTCCTGATGCTCTCTGACGAAAAGAAGCGCGAACTTGAAGCCGAATACAACAAGAAGGATACGGAACTCAAGTCGTTCATTGACCGCGTCTATGGCCGTAACGGGGAACTCATCACCGAAAACGAAAAGGTGAGTGCTCCGATTATCCAGCTCATTCGCAAGGCGGTAAACGAAATTGCGTTGCAGGAAGGTTATGACATGGTCATTGACCGTGCCACCGGCGCCGTGCTCTTCTGGAAAAAGGAAAACGACCTTACGAACAAGGTGCTGAACTATTTGAATAATAGATAA